From a single Natronorubrum tibetense GA33 genomic region:
- a CDS encoding alkaline phosphatase family protein gives MERNAGTEGERTDRNRMDALLIGIDAGCPSVFDRLSDEDVIPNLQALLDAGASGPLESQIPPWTPSAWPSLFTGVNPGKHGVFGFTGFDGYDFHVVKGDDVRAHRLWTLLDQHDRSSVVVNVPVTHPPDEIDGAIVPGFIGPEDPPCHPEGILDDVREEIGEYRVYPKYSRGDESLSDAEKMDEYCSLVEMRGEAFQYLSGRFEPDFGFLQFQKTDTVFHEFDGEWEKVKQVYAAADEQIGAVLEACNPRQVFVASDHGMGRYEKPEFRVNAFLEDAGYLETTLGGKGMPTWNVMRDDLRDGEQAEEWEPNTVERLAAHLASVGLTAHRIGRVLDRLGLSEFAKAHAPDGVVRTGNEQVDFANSRAYVRARTELGVRLNVEGREPNGQVPQDEYDEVRAALIRDLESVTAPDGEPVFQTVAPREEFFEGPYADRAVDIVTIPTDFQHFLSAQPADEYFAETTEPWNHKLDGIFVASGEGIDASRPVEDAHLFDVAPTILAALDVPYSDRMDGRVLPVVEPTESTSYPEYTASKRTTIDSAVEGRLEDLGYVE, from the coding sequence ATGGAACGGAACGCGGGAACCGAAGGAGAACGGACGGATCGCAATCGGATGGACGCACTACTCATCGGGATCGATGCCGGCTGTCCGTCGGTGTTCGACCGACTGTCGGACGAGGACGTGATTCCGAACCTGCAGGCGCTACTCGATGCGGGCGCCAGCGGCCCGCTCGAGTCACAGATTCCGCCGTGGACGCCGAGCGCGTGGCCGTCGCTGTTCACCGGCGTCAACCCCGGGAAACACGGCGTGTTCGGCTTCACCGGGTTCGACGGCTACGATTTCCACGTCGTGAAAGGCGACGACGTCCGCGCACACCGGCTCTGGACGCTACTCGACCAACACGATCGCTCGAGCGTCGTCGTCAACGTTCCAGTCACCCACCCACCGGACGAGATCGACGGCGCGATCGTCCCCGGGTTCATCGGCCCGGAGGATCCGCCCTGTCACCCCGAGGGGATCCTCGACGACGTTCGCGAGGAGATCGGGGAGTACCGCGTCTACCCGAAGTACTCGCGGGGCGACGAATCGCTATCGGACGCCGAGAAGATGGACGAGTACTGTTCCCTCGTCGAGATGCGCGGCGAGGCGTTCCAGTACCTGAGCGGGCGGTTCGAACCGGACTTCGGCTTTCTCCAGTTTCAGAAGACCGACACCGTCTTCCACGAGTTCGACGGCGAGTGGGAGAAAGTCAAACAGGTCTACGCCGCCGCCGACGAGCAGATCGGCGCGGTGCTCGAGGCGTGTAACCCGCGACAGGTGTTCGTCGCGAGCGATCACGGGATGGGGCGCTACGAGAAGCCGGAGTTCCGCGTCAACGCCTTCCTCGAGGACGCCGGCTACCTCGAGACGACGCTGGGCGGCAAGGGAATGCCCACGTGGAACGTGATGCGAGACGACCTCCGGGACGGCGAACAGGCAGAGGAGTGGGAGCCGAACACCGTGGAGCGACTCGCCGCGCACTTGGCGAGCGTCGGACTGACGGCGCATCGAATCGGTCGCGTGCTGGACCGACTCGGCCTCTCGGAGTTCGCGAAAGCCCACGCTCCGGACGGCGTCGTCCGAACCGGAAACGAACAGGTCGACTTTGCGAACTCTCGAGCGTACGTCCGCGCGCGGACCGAACTCGGCGTTCGGCTGAACGTCGAGGGCCGCGAGCCGAACGGGCAGGTGCCACAGGACGAGTACGACGAGGTCAGGGCGGCGCTCATCCGGGACCTCGAGTCGGTGACCGCACCCGACGGTGAGCCCGTTTTCCAGACGGTCGCCCCTCGAGAGGAGTTCTTCGAGGGGCCGTACGCCGATCGAGCGGTCGATATCGTCACGATCCCCACCGACTTCCAGCACTTCCTCTCGGCGCAACCGGCCGACGAGTACTTCGCCGAGACGACGGAGCCCTGGAACCACAAACTCGACGGGATTTTCGTCGCCAGCGGAGAGGGGATCGACGCCTCGCGGCCGGTCGAGGACGCCCACCTGTTCGACGTCGCGCCGACGATTCTCGCCGCGCTCGACGTACCCTACAGCGACCGAATGGACGGACGCGTGCTCCCCGTCGTCGAGCCGACCGAGTCCACGAGCTATCCGGAGTACACGGCATCGAAGCGGACGACCATCGATTCCGCGGTCGAGGGCCGACTCGAGGACCTCGGCTACGTCGAGTAA